DNA from Archaeoglobus veneficus SNP6:
GTGTGGATATACAATTCGCTGAGGGCTGTTCTCTGCTGAAGGGGAGTTGTTGGAGTGGATGGGGAAGTTTAGTTGGGGATTATTCGACAAGGCACTTCGTACCGCACTTTAGGTAAGGTTTGTCTAAACAAAAATAGTTGAATTACCTTAAGATCGGCCCGACGTCCTCGAATCCCTGCCTCTGCCCCGTTCCGGCGAGCTTCTGCAGCTTTTTCTGGTTCAGCAGCAAATCGACAGCGTTTCTCACGTGTTCTCTAACTCTGTTCTCGGTGACCATCAGCAGTTCCTTCTCGTCCTTTGCCTCGTCCTCGTGAACGAAGACCTCAATGATGTGAGTGTTGGTCATTAGCTGGGCCATTATCAGGCCGAGAGAGGCTTCGTGGGCACACTGCTTGTCTATGGGCTTACCGCCCGGCATACCCATGGCAATCACGATGTCGCAGCCCCTTTCTTCAATAAGCTTCTTTGCCGCTACTGGCAGGTCTTTGATACCCGGAACTGTGTAGCGCTCGTATGGCAGCGAGCAAATTCTCCTGAGCTCGTCTATGGCTATTTTGCCCATATTTACTCTCGCGAATGTTGTATCGACGATTCCGACCTTCATGACCCGAACTACAACTCCTTCAGAACCTCTATCGCCGCATGTAACGCTGGCTTGCAGGCATCGTACCTCATCAGAATGTCCTGAACGGCTGCGAGCGTCGCTATCACGTGCCTCTTGCACACGTTGCCCATTGTACCGATTCTGAAGATTTTGCCCTTGAGGTGTTCCTGCCCGCCGGAAACAGTTATGCCGTACTCCTTCTGGAGCGTTCCGCGGAGGTCTTTATCTGTAACGCCTTCGGGCATCCTTATTGCCGTGACTGTGTTGGAGTAGTCGCTGGGCTCCTCCGGTTCGGCGAATAGCTGCAGGCCTGCTTCGATAGCCCACTCTCTGACGGCTCTACTCATCAGCCTGTGTCTTCTTATTCTGTTCTCAAGCCCCTCTTCCTCGATTATCCTGAGAGCTTCCTCGAGGGCAAAGAAAAGCGGGACTGCCGGCGTGTACGGCGTTTGCATGTCCGGCAGCTTCTTCCTATACGCTGCAAGGTCCAAGTAGAACGGGCACTTCTCGTTGTAGTAATCCCATGCCCTGTCGTTTACTGCAACTGCAGCAAGGCCGGGTGGAGCACCGAGACACTTCTGCGAGCCAACAATTGCCACGTCGATACCCCACTTGTCCATCTTTACCTCGTCACCGCCTACGCTTGTTATGCCATCCATAATTACGAGCGCGTTGTATTTCTTAGCCAGCTTTGCAAGCTCTTCCGCGGGATTCAGCATTGCAGTTGAAGTTTCGTTGTGGACGAATGCCAGAGCCTCGCTTCCCTCAGCAAGGCTTTTCTCAACAGCATCGAGGTCTATCGACTTACCCCATTCGAATCTAACCACATCTGCTTCCGTGTAGCGTGAGGCAATCCTTCCAAGGCGGTCTCCAAACTTTCCGTTGTCAACGCACGTGATGCGTCGAACGTTTGAGAATGAGGCAATTGCAGCCTCAAGGCCAGCTGTTCCAGAGCCGGAAATTATATAGACGTCATGTTTCGTTCCAAAAAGCTCTTTCAGTCCATCCACACAGTAGCGCATTATTTCACTGAACTCCTTCCCCCTGTGACCCATCATCTGCCGGCTCATTGCCCTGATTATTCTCTCGTGCAGGTGCACCGGCCCGGGAATCATCAAGAGCCCGTCAAACTTCATCACACAACCTCCTTCTTAACCTCAGATTTTTCAGCCATTGCAGCAAGCCTCGCCTCGTACTCCTCAACCCTCTTCTTCGCGATCTCCGCGACCCTCTTTATTATTTTCGTTGAGCTGCAGAACTCACACTCTTCCTTGGCTGCAATTCTGACAACTTTCGTATTAAGCCCTCTCTTTCTGAGCTCTTCCTCAAGCCACTTTTCGTTGAAGTGCTGGTCGTAGCCAAGGGCGATGATATCCGGTTTGAGCTCCATAATTGGTTTGAACATGTCTTCCTCATCGCCCAAAATGGCTTTATCTACGTACTTTATACCTTCCACTACCCTTCTGCGCTGTTCCTCTGGAATTATTGGCTTTGGTTTGTGCCTGACGTTCTTCTCTCTTGCAACTATGACTATCAGTTCATCCCCGAGCTTTTTTGCTTCCTTGAGGAACCTGATGTGCCCGGGATGGATGATGTCAAAGGTTCCGGTAGCGATGACCCTCACCATAAACCCATGCGAGAAACTTCGGCATTAAAACCTTTCTTCTGAGCTTCCTTCAACAACTTCAATTTCTGTGGGCTGTC
Protein-coding regions in this window:
- a CDS encoding adenylyltransferase/cytidyltransferase family protein; its protein translation is MVRVIATGTFDIIHPGHIRFLKEAKKLGDELIVIVAREKNVRHKPKPIIPEEQRRRVVEGIKYVDKAILGDEEDMFKPIMELKPDIIALGYDQHFNEKWLEEELRKRGLNTKVVRIAAKEECEFCSSTKIIKRVAEIAKKRVEEYEARLAAMAEKSEVKKEVV
- a CDS encoding pyridoxal-phosphate-dependent aminotransferase family protein, which gives rise to MKFDGLLMIPGPVHLHERIIRAMSRQMMGHRGKEFSEIMRYCVDGLKELFGTKHDVYIISGSGTAGLEAAIASFSNVRRITCVDNGKFGDRLGRIASRYTEADVVRFEWGKSIDLDAVEKSLAEGSEALAFVHNETSTAMLNPAEELAKLAKKYNALVIMDGITSVGGDEVKMDKWGIDVAIVGSQKCLGAPPGLAAVAVNDRAWDYYNEKCPFYLDLAAYRKKLPDMQTPYTPAVPLFFALEEALRIIEEEGLENRIRRHRLMSRAVREWAIEAGLQLFAEPEEPSDYSNTVTAIRMPEGVTDKDLRGTLQKEYGITVSGGQEHLKGKIFRIGTMGNVCKRHVIATLAAVQDILMRYDACKPALHAAIEVLKEL
- the ribC gene encoding riboflavin synthase, with protein sequence MKVGIVDTTFARVNMGKIAIDELRRICSLPYERYTVPGIKDLPVAAKKLIEERGCDIVIAMGMPGGKPIDKQCAHEASLGLIMAQLMTNTHIIEVFVHEDEAKDEKELLMVTENRVREHVRNAVDLLLNQKKLQKLAGTGQRQGFEDVGPILR